GGAGCGGACGCAGCAGCTCCCGCCCTGCCCGACAACGTCGACCCTGCGGCACCCCAGGCCGCGTGCACCACGCCCTCGACGTCGGTCACCCCGAGGTGCGACACGTGCACGGACACCGTCAGCGGCTCTACGGGCACCGGGATGTCGGCGCCGGCGTGGGCCGGGACCACATCGACCACCAGCACCGTGGAGCCGAAGGAGTCCGCGGGGTTGAGGCCGCCGAGGTCTTTGCTGCGGCGGTCGGCATCGAGCAGGCCGGCCATCTCGTGCTCGACATCGGTGAGCTCGGTGTAGACGTAACCGGCGAAGCGGTCGTGGCGGCGGATCTCCTGGGTCTGCCAGCGGACGTGCCAGGCGCGCTCCAGGCTGGTGAAGCCCGCGCCGAACTCGCTGTTGAGGATGGGGACCCCGGTTCGGGGGAAGTCCGGCGAGCCGTAGAAGGACTTGTCGACGATGAAGTCGGGGCCGAGCTTGACCTCGAACGTCTCGCGCTCCCCCGCGGCCAGCTCCGCCAGGTTGCGCGCCCAGTTCGCCGGGTTCTCGTCGTAGTAGTGCCAGTCGACGAGGTCGGTGCGGACGTGCGCCCAGCCGGAGTTCTCCACGATCGGGCGGGTGTCGTCGAGCGCCCTCATGGTCTCGTAGGCGTGCACGGCGGCGGCCGCGCGTTCGGGGCTACCGGGGATGTCCCAGTCCAGCCCCCACTCCTCGTTGTAGAGACCCCAGACGATGATCGACGGGTGGTTCCCGTCGCGCGAGACCAGCCCGGGGAGCTGCGCCTCGAACGCCTCGGCCGCCTCCGTGCTGAACCGGCTGGGGCACGGCGGCTCGGCCCACACCAGCATCCCGGTGCGGTCGGCGTAGTCGAGCCACAGCGGCTCCTCGAACTTGAGGTGCTTGCGCACCAGGTTGAAGCCCAGCTCTCGGGCGAGCTCGATGTCGCGGACGAGCGCGTCGGCGTCCGGCGCGGTGAAGCCGGTGCGCGGCCAGTAGCCCTGATCGAGGACCCCGCGCAGGTAGAAGCGCTCGCCGTTGAGGTACAGCGCCTCGCCGCGGGTCTCCATGCGGCGCAGGCCTCCGGTGACGGTCAGCCGGTCGGCCCTCTCGCCGTCGCCCAGGGTGAGCGCGATCGCATAGAGGTGCGGATCGTCGGGGCTCCAGAGCCGCGGCGCCGTGAGCTCGATGCGGCCGCGGAAGCGGCCTCCGGAGACGGGCAGCTCGATCCGGCTCCCGGCGACCTCGGCCACGACGTGGAGGCCG
This genomic stretch from Leifsonia sp. EB41 harbors:
- a CDS encoding glycoside hydrolase family 2 protein, coding for MTIAEPAVDLTAAGLDVPRPEYPRPDRDRSADWLSLNGRWSFEGDERTPDEIVVPFAWETEASGVQRTWLEHAVYRRTIVAPAGWAGRRIVLCFGAVHHHATVSIDGVEVGRHSGGHSSFEFDVTGLLAPGGSAELQVEVDAPADKRALPHGKQRSIPRDDYDGVAFTPTSGIWQSVWLEARGRSYVADISVRGDSLTGFDLEGAIAGDPADGLHVVAEVAGSRIELPVSGGRFRGRIELTAPRLWSPDDPHLYAIALTLGDGERADRLTVTGGLRRMETRGEALYLNGERFYLRGVLDQGYWPRTGFTAPDADALVRDIELARELGFNLVRKHLKFEEPLWLDYADRTGMLVWAEPPCPSRFSTEAAEAFEAQLPGLVSRDGNHPSIIVWGLYNEEWGLDWDIPGSPERAAAAVHAYETMRALDDTRPIVENSGWAHVRTDLVDWHYYDENPANWARNLAELAAGERETFEVKLGPDFIVDKSFYGSPDFPRTGVPILNSEFGAGFTSLERAWHVRWQTQEIRRHDRFAGYVYTELTDVEHEMAGLLDADRRSKDLGGLNPADSFGSTVLVVDVVPAHAGADIPVPVEPLTVSVHVSHLGVTDVEGVVHAAWGAAGSTLSGRAGAAASAPVSAAPYRLSDAAVLTVPAPDGSARLHLWLTVDGRTMARTFVDAAPIEQPNRRGARRP